One region of Scomber scombrus chromosome 10, fScoSco1.1, whole genome shotgun sequence genomic DNA includes:
- the LOC133987257 gene encoding tumor necrosis factor receptor superfamily member 5-like: protein MICFVTGGRVKTDCTKFRSTSCLSCIDGSFMDEPTARRQCFLCTNCDSGSGLRIKTSCTTLSNTVCEPLDGFYCTDSDKDNKHNCIAAQEHTSCEPGQYIRHKGTAFTDTECTDCSSDTFSDGTSTSCQSHTKCESLNLQLIKAGTASTDAECGEHSSNTAVIVGAVIVFVVLLITGASLLVFFYLRKKSSQNSGKICMN from the exons atgatttgttttgttacaGGAGGTCGAGTTAAAACAGATTGTACAAAGTTCAGAAGTACATCCTGTCTGTCCTGTATTGATGGAAGCTTCATGGATGAACCAACAGCACGTAGACAGTGCTTCCTCTGTACAAACTGTGATTCAG GTTCTGGTTTGAGGATAAAGACATCATGCACAACATTATCAAATACAGTTTGTGAACCTCTGGATGGATTCTATTGTACAGACTCtgataaagacaacaaacacaactgTATAGCAGCACAGGAACACACAAGCTGTGAACCAGGACAATATATCAGACACAAAG GAACGGCCTTCACAGACACTGAGTGCACTGACTGCAgtagtgacacattttcagatGGGACATCTACATCTTGTCAGTCACATACAAA ATGTGAATCATTAAATCTTCAGCTGATAAAAGCAGGAACTGCTTCAACTGATGCAGAATGTGGAGAACATAGTTCAAACACAGCAGTAATTGTGGGCGCTgtcattgtgtttgttgtgttacTTATCACCGGAGCATCTCTACTTGTATTTTTCTatctcagaaaaaaaagttctcaaAACTCAGGTAAGATttgtatgaattaa